The Ensifer adhaerens genome contains a region encoding:
- a CDS encoding sugar phosphate isomerase/epimerase family protein, protein MANTTRKWTRETWPIAAAMIQYPNVMADGSSVQDQSVEQWAETLADVVDAGFTELDPTDSWIRLADLSPARLDSFVKLTRDLGLTMPAISTSRRSVIDPEHGDAYLAYGHRVIETAAAIGADSVSFGFFGPLTDAQKKALWFWTVDGVKNPEDPAIWQKAVQRIRELGRHAEELGIELALEMYEDTYIGSADSAVRFVTDVGLANVGINADLGNLVRLHRPVEHWQQMMAKVAPFAKYWHVKNYYRTEDETSGLVVTHPAPLEFGVINYRAAIRMALAHGFNSPFLCEHYGGDGLSVSAANRDYLRRILPRE, encoded by the coding sequence ATGGCGAACACAACGCGCAAATGGACCCGTGAAACCTGGCCGATCGCAGCTGCGATGATCCAGTATCCGAACGTGATGGCGGACGGCAGTTCGGTGCAGGATCAGTCTGTCGAACAATGGGCCGAAACGCTGGCCGACGTCGTCGATGCCGGGTTCACCGAACTCGACCCCACAGACAGCTGGATCCGGCTCGCTGACCTTTCGCCGGCACGACTCGACAGTTTCGTCAAGCTCACCCGCGACCTAGGACTCACCATGCCGGCGATCTCGACCTCGCGGCGCAGCGTGATCGATCCCGAGCATGGTGACGCGTACCTCGCCTACGGGCACAGGGTCATTGAAACCGCAGCGGCTATCGGTGCGGACTCCGTTTCTTTCGGCTTCTTTGGCCCGCTGACCGACGCGCAAAAGAAAGCGCTCTGGTTCTGGACGGTCGACGGCGTGAAGAACCCTGAGGATCCCGCCATTTGGCAAAAGGCGGTTCAGCGTATTCGGGAGCTCGGCCGTCATGCGGAGGAACTCGGAATCGAGCTGGCGCTCGAAATGTACGAGGATACCTATATCGGCTCCGCCGACAGTGCCGTGCGCTTCGTCACCGATGTTGGATTGGCGAATGTCGGCATCAATGCGGATCTCGGCAACCTCGTTCGCCTGCACCGTCCGGTCGAGCACTGGCAGCAGATGATGGCCAAGGTCGCGCCATTCGCGAAGTACTGGCACGTCAAGAATTACTACCGCACCGAGGACGAAACGTCGGGCCTAGTAGTCACGCACCCGGCGCCACTGGAGTTCGGTGTGATCAATTACCGCGCCGCGATCCGCATGGCGCTTGCCCATGGCTTCAACAGCCCGTTTCTCTGCGAACATTACGGCGGCGACGGTCTCTCCGTCAGCGCCGCCAATCGGGATTATCTGAGGCGCATCCTGCCTCGCGAATAA
- a CDS encoding dihydroxyacetone kinase family protein yields the protein MTTIFDAPEEFATTALAGFSSIYARNVRLMKGGVVRSTKVPKGKVAVVIGGGSGHYPAFAGYVGPGMADAAVAGDVFASPSTAAVARVCRQADQGGGVLLGFGNYAGDVLNFGVAAERLQAEGIDVRIVPVTDDVASASAETPAKRRGIAGDLVVFKIAGAAAEAGLNLDEVERVTRLANDRTVSFGVAFGGCTLPGAKAPLFTVPKGEMALGLGIHGEPGVSEEKMVSASEFAKLLVGKLLAERPTDVRKVAPLLNGLGSTKYEELFVLWVAIEKELKAAGLEIVDPECGEFVTSLDMQGCSLTLMWLNDELETYWRAACDAPVLRKGTIIASEPATDEIKDEDGPQTFAPASDASKASGKCIARLIGEIAEALKQAEDALGRIDAFAGDGDHGQGMRRGSASADEAAKTAVAAGAGAASVLAAAGDAWADRAGGTSGAIWGLLLRSWSNAFDDESAPSDAAIVDGARRALDGVTRLGRARVGDKTLVDALVPFVETLEREFAAGNRLIEAWKAAARAATEAAEATSSLTPKLGRARPLAEKSIGHPDAGAVSLALTARVADGFLTQAAKA from the coding sequence ATGACCACAATCTTTGACGCACCGGAAGAATTTGCGACGACTGCGCTTGCCGGCTTCAGCTCGATCTATGCACGCAACGTCCGTCTCATGAAGGGCGGCGTCGTTCGCTCGACCAAGGTGCCAAAGGGCAAGGTCGCCGTCGTCATCGGCGGCGGCTCCGGACACTATCCCGCCTTTGCCGGCTATGTCGGTCCGGGCATGGCGGATGCGGCTGTTGCCGGCGATGTCTTCGCCTCTCCCTCGACTGCGGCCGTTGCCCGCGTCTGCCGCCAGGCTGATCAGGGCGGTGGCGTGCTGCTCGGCTTCGGCAACTATGCCGGCGACGTGCTCAACTTCGGTGTCGCCGCCGAACGCCTGCAGGCCGAGGGCATCGACGTGCGTATCGTGCCGGTGACGGACGACGTTGCCAGCGCCTCGGCCGAAACACCGGCCAAGCGCCGCGGTATCGCCGGCGACCTCGTCGTCTTCAAGATCGCGGGTGCTGCAGCCGAAGCCGGCCTCAACCTGGATGAGGTCGAGCGCGTCACGCGTCTCGCCAATGACCGCACCGTGTCTTTCGGCGTCGCCTTTGGCGGCTGCACGCTTCCGGGCGCCAAGGCGCCGCTCTTCACCGTGCCGAAGGGCGAGATGGCGCTTGGTCTCGGCATCCACGGTGAGCCGGGCGTCAGTGAAGAAAAGATGGTTTCGGCAAGCGAGTTCGCCAAGCTTCTGGTCGGCAAGCTGCTGGCCGAACGCCCGACGGATGTTCGCAAGGTTGCGCCGCTTTTGAACGGTCTCGGTTCGACCAAGTATGAAGAGCTCTTCGTCCTCTGGGTGGCGATCGAAAAGGAACTGAAGGCGGCGGGCCTCGAGATCGTCGATCCTGAATGCGGCGAATTCGTCACCAGCCTGGACATGCAGGGATGCTCGTTGACACTGATGTGGTTGAACGATGAGCTTGAGACCTATTGGCGCGCGGCGTGCGATGCGCCAGTGCTGCGCAAGGGCACGATCATCGCATCAGAGCCCGCGACCGACGAGATCAAGGATGAGGACGGCCCGCAGACCTTCGCTCCCGCATCCGATGCTTCAAAGGCGAGCGGCAAGTGCATTGCCCGACTGATCGGCGAGATTGCCGAAGCGTTGAAGCAGGCGGAAGACGCACTCGGCCGCATCGATGCCTTCGCTGGTGATGGTGACCACGGCCAGGGCATGCGCCGCGGTTCGGCCTCAGCCGACGAGGCGGCAAAGACGGCGGTCGCGGCTGGCGCCGGCGCTGCAAGCGTCCTGGCGGCTGCAGGTGATGCCTGGGCGGACCGCGCTGGCGGCACGTCCGGTGCGATCTGGGGCCTGTTGCTGCGTTCGTGGAGCAACGCCTTCGACGACGAGAGTGCGCCTTCGGACGCCGCCATCGTCGATGGTGCACGCCGCGCACTAGATGGCGTCACGCGCCTCGGCCGCGCGCGCGTCGGCGACAAGACGCTCGTCGATGCGCTGGTGCCGTTTGTCGAAACGCTGGAGCGCGAGTTTGCCGCCGGCAATCGCCTGATCGAAGCGTGGAAGGCTGCAGCCAGGGCCGCAACCGAAGCGGCCGAGGCAACCTCCAGCCTGACGCCGAAGCTCGGCCGGGCCCGCCCGCTCGCCGAAAA